One window from the genome of Rufibacter tibetensis encodes:
- a CDS encoding succinylglutamate desuccinylase/aspartoacylase family protein has product MAEMIINEIPIYPGDNKLIRLNISRLPSGTEINIPIHVFRATEPGPVLLLMAGMHGDEVNGVETIRRMVRRRMLQPHRGTILAIPILNIYGFLNFSREVPDGKDVNRSFPGNPTGSLASRVAARFTQEVLPLVDFGIDFHTGGASRSNFPQIRCELEDEQSEAMAHAFGAPFILNSKLRPGSLREEASKHGKSIIVYEAGESLRFDETSINTALEGTARVMHHLGIIDNSVPVSHPPVVCRKTTWIRARRAGLFRSFVKNGQAISRGQQVGTVADPFGYASHPITSHVSGYVIGLNHMPVVNQGDAILHIGY; this is encoded by the coding sequence ATGGCGGAGATGATCATCAATGAGATTCCCATTTATCCGGGAGACAATAAATTAATCAGGTTAAACATCTCCCGTCTACCCAGCGGAACGGAAATAAACATTCCCATTCACGTCTTCCGGGCCACGGAGCCTGGGCCGGTGCTGTTGCTCATGGCGGGCATGCACGGCGATGAGGTGAACGGAGTTGAAACCATCCGACGTATGGTTCGGCGGCGGATGCTACAACCCCATAGAGGGACTATTCTGGCCATTCCTATCCTCAACATATACGGTTTCCTGAACTTCTCTCGGGAGGTGCCAGACGGAAAAGATGTAAACCGGAGTTTCCCTGGCAACCCTACCGGCTCTCTGGCCAGTAGGGTTGCCGCCCGTTTCACCCAGGAGGTATTGCCTTTGGTAGACTTCGGCATTGACTTCCACACGGGTGGGGCCAGCCGTTCTAATTTTCCGCAGATACGGTGTGAGCTGGAGGATGAGCAAAGCGAAGCCATGGCCCATGCCTTCGGGGCTCCTTTCATTCTGAACTCTAAACTAAGACCAGGCTCTCTGCGTGAAGAGGCTTCCAAGCATGGGAAATCCATTATTGTGTACGAGGCCGGGGAATCTTTACGGTTTGATGAAACCAGCATCAATACGGCCCTGGAAGGCACTGCCCGGGTCATGCACCATTTGGGCATTATTGATAATTCTGTTCCGGTTTCACATCCGCCGGTTGTGTGCAGAAAGACCACCTGGATCAGGGCCCGCAGAGCAGGCTTATTCCGAAGCTTTGTAAAGAATGGGCAGGCTATTAGCAGAGGGCAACAGGTAGGCACCGTAGCCGATCCATTCGGGTATGCCAGTCATCCTATTACATCTCATGTAAGCGGGTATGTGATTGGACTGAACCACATGCCCGTGGTCAACCAAGGAGATGCCATTCTGCACATTGGGTATTAA
- a CDS encoding ATP-dependent zinc protease family protein, with the protein MKKDKPERKLIGRREMVDFPELELFEIEAKVDTGAFTSSLHCDHIREVDLPNGQRAVHFELVHESNPAYNHKVFEFTDFDLRTVKSSFGDVQERYVIRTKVIIHGQEIETEFSLSDRSDLKYPVLLGRTLLRKRFIVDVAKKNLSLKAKNSPKKRSNSPKNSPL; encoded by the coding sequence ATGAAGAAAGACAAGCCTGAGAGAAAATTGATAGGGCGGCGGGAGATGGTTGATTTTCCTGAGCTTGAGTTATTTGAGATTGAGGCTAAAGTAGATACCGGCGCCTTCACGTCTTCCCTCCACTGCGACCACATCAGGGAGGTGGATTTGCCTAACGGGCAACGGGCGGTTCATTTTGAGTTGGTGCACGAAAGCAATCCCGCGTACAACCACAAGGTCTTTGAGTTCACAGATTTTGACCTGCGCACCGTGAAAAGTTCGTTTGGAGATGTGCAGGAACGCTACGTTATCCGTACTAAGGTCATTATCCATGGGCAGGAAATAGAAACGGAGTTTTCCCTTTCAGACCGCAGCGACCTCAAGTACCCTGTTTTGCTGGGTCGTACGCTGCTCCGGAAACGCTTCATCGTAGACGTGGCTAAGAAAAACCTATCGCTCAAGGCTAAAAACAGCCCAAAGAAAAGAAGTAATTCACCCAAGAACTCTCCTTTATGA
- a CDS encoding DUF502 domain-containing protein: MKNLFRYFLNGFLIVAPISLTVYIIVAIINWLDNLFYLDYPGIGLLLIIILVTLVGFIGSSFLVKPFFVLTERIMSRLPLVNMIYSSLKDLFDAFVGENQKFNQPVLVKMTQFNDTYKLGFVTQLSMDAVNLPDKVAVYFPHSYNFSGELFLVARENVTYLEIPSSEVMKFVVSGGVSKI, encoded by the coding sequence ATGAAAAACCTTTTTCGCTATTTCCTGAATGGCTTTTTGATTGTAGCTCCTATCTCCTTGACGGTGTACATCATAGTGGCCATTATCAATTGGTTAGACAACCTTTTTTACCTGGATTACCCCGGAATAGGGTTGCTGCTCATTATTATTCTGGTGACCTTGGTAGGATTTATTGGCTCCTCTTTCCTAGTGAAGCCGTTCTTTGTGCTCACGGAACGCATCATGAGCCGCCTGCCGCTGGTCAACATGATTTATTCTTCGCTCAAAGACCTTTTTGATGCATTTGTGGGCGAGAACCAGAAATTCAACCAACCGGTGTTGGTAAAGATGACGCAGTTTAATGATACCTACAAACTAGGTTTCGTAACGCAGCTTTCCATGGATGCGGTGAACCTGCCAGACAAGGTAGCGGTGTATTTTCCACACTCTTACAACTTCTCCGGCGAACTCTTCCTGGTAGCCCGTGAGAACGTCACCTATCTTGAAATTCCAAGCAGTGAGGTGATGAAGTTTGTCGTATCAGGTGGGGTGTCTAAAATCTAG
- a CDS encoding DUF4249 domain-containing protein — protein MLGISCFAMMVMASSCEKEVDMDVPGHTPKLAVQYSLSTEEPNKNMFVGRSQLVLSGNDLWRNGLVKDATVSIKDGSGIVQQAFVYMANEYNPEHGNYKPVNEFTPVPGKQYTLVISAGGFETIQSTLTMPVSVPVQSSSFTADAQNNSYNFSGRLRIQFNDLPGQNNYYRLIVRLLDAQGKIVGHAFSNNANDDIFGEEVEKIELNKVFDDGWAKQNVITFSDKVSYYNGGSQPTQLEVTLQHLTRDLFLYERSRENYEEDNPFAEPLNLHSNIQNGYGNFGGITISKFRVKM, from the coding sequence ATGTTAGGAATTTCTTGCTTCGCGATGATGGTTATGGCTTCCTCCTGCGAAAAAGAAGTAGACATGGACGTGCCAGGTCATACCCCCAAACTGGCAGTTCAATACAGCCTGAGCACAGAGGAGCCCAATAAGAACATGTTTGTAGGCCGAAGCCAGCTTGTTTTGTCTGGCAATGATTTGTGGCGCAACGGCTTGGTGAAAGATGCCACCGTCTCTATCAAAGACGGCAGCGGAATTGTGCAGCAGGCCTTTGTTTACATGGCCAACGAGTACAACCCGGAACACGGCAACTATAAACCAGTCAATGAGTTTACTCCGGTGCCCGGAAAGCAGTACACCCTTGTCATCAGTGCGGGCGGATTTGAAACCATCCAAAGCACTCTGACCATGCCTGTGTCTGTGCCAGTGCAATCTTCTTCCTTCACCGCCGATGCCCAGAACAACTCCTACAACTTTTCAGGCAGGCTGCGCATCCAGTTCAATGACCTGCCCGGTCAGAATAACTACTACCGGCTTATCGTTCGGCTCCTGGATGCTCAAGGCAAAATTGTAGGACATGCCTTCTCTAACAATGCGAACGATGATATTTTTGGCGAAGAGGTGGAGAAGATTGAGCTGAACAAAGTCTTTGATGATGGCTGGGCGAAACAGAACGTGATCACCTTCTCAGACAAAGTAAGCTACTACAATGGCGGAAGCCAGCCAACCCAGCTGGAAGTCACCCTACAGCACCTCACCCGTGACTTGTTCCTCTATGAACGTTCCCGCGAAAATTACGAGGAAGACAACCCCTTCGCCGAACCCCTGAACCTGCACAGCAACATCCAGAACGGATACGGCAACTTCGGGGGAATTACCATTTCCAAGTTTAGGGTGAAGATGTAA
- a CDS encoding PQQ-dependent sugar dehydrogenase: MKLPVQLKWGACLLVLLGQLACSSNSGKPDANEEGERTSTAAKDTASENVTEQPATDADLSKISLPDGFQISYYARNVVNARSMALGPDGTLYVGSRDKGSVYAIPDRNKDGKADEVITIATGLNMPNGVALRNGSLYVAEISRITRYDNIAANLKNPPKPAVVYDKFPTEEHHGWKYIAFGPDDKLYVPVGAPCNICLRKEPIYAAISRMNPDGTGLEVFASGVRNTVGFDWHPTTKELWFTDNGRDLMGDNMPPDELNRAPQKGMHFGYPFCHAGETLDPEFGKGKNCADYTAPVQKLNPHGGTLGMEFYTGGMFPETYKNQIFIAEHGSWNRTEKIGYRVSLFRTDAQGKGSFVPFAAGWLQDGKEWGRPVDVEVMPDGSMLVSDDMNDAIYRISYTGI; this comes from the coding sequence ATGAAACTCCCGGTACAATTAAAATGGGGTGCCTGCCTGCTGGTGCTTCTGGGCCAACTGGCCTGTTCCTCTAACTCGGGCAAGCCCGATGCCAACGAGGAAGGCGAAAGAACCTCTACCGCGGCCAAGGACACCGCCTCTGAGAACGTCACCGAGCAACCCGCCACCGATGCTGATCTAAGCAAAATCTCTTTGCCAGATGGCTTCCAGATCAGTTACTACGCTCGCAACGTGGTCAATGCCCGCTCCATGGCGTTGGGTCCGGACGGAACCCTTTATGTGGGGTCCCGTGACAAAGGCAGCGTATACGCCATTCCAGATAGAAACAAAGACGGCAAAGCCGATGAGGTAATCACTATTGCCACCGGACTTAACATGCCTAATGGCGTGGCCTTGCGCAACGGGTCGTTGTACGTAGCTGAGATCAGCCGCATCACGCGCTATGACAACATTGCTGCTAACCTGAAGAACCCGCCCAAGCCTGCCGTAGTTTATGACAAATTCCCTACAGAGGAACACCACGGCTGGAAATACATCGCCTTCGGGCCAGATGACAAGCTGTACGTGCCGGTAGGGGCACCTTGTAACATTTGCCTCCGGAAAGAACCGATATATGCCGCCATCAGTCGCATGAATCCAGACGGGACTGGTTTAGAAGTGTTCGCCAGCGGCGTGCGAAATACCGTGGGCTTTGACTGGCACCCTACCACCAAGGAACTCTGGTTCACAGACAACGGCCGCGACCTCATGGGCGACAACATGCCGCCCGATGAGCTGAACCGCGCCCCTCAAAAAGGCATGCACTTTGGATACCCATTCTGCCATGCCGGCGAAACCCTGGACCCAGAGTTTGGGAAAGGGAAAAATTGCGCAGACTACACCGCGCCCGTGCAGAAACTGAACCCGCACGGCGGCACCCTGGGCATGGAGTTCTACACCGGAGGCATGTTCCCCGAAACCTATAAAAACCAGATTTTCATTGCCGAGCACGGCTCCTGGAACCGTACTGAGAAGATTGGCTACCGCGTGAGCCTTTTCCGTACCGATGCGCAGGGCAAAGGCAGCTTTGTCCCGTTTGCCGCCGGTTGGTTACAGGACGGCAAAGAATGGGGCCGGCCCGTAGACGTAGAAGTGATGCCAGACGGTTCTATGCTGGTGTCTGATGACATGAATGATGCCATTTACCGTATCAGTTACACTGGAATTTAA
- a CDS encoding alpha/beta hydrolase, whose protein sequence is MHYRIMGNGPRALLAFHGYGQESHYYDTMARTLQPEYTVFAVDLFFHGKSTLSKADLPLSKKKLQAFVQALLEKEGINWFSVMAFSMGGKFALTVLEKFHEQMEELYLIAPDGIKTHLLYSIATYPGWLQGLFKRIVLRPTRFFNTLSWLEQKRWVDPGLVKFANWQMDSPQKRLRVYRSWTGFSNLTFDTRKIVRLLNQSNIEVNVFLGKYDQIISQKRLEVFLNALKRHNLVVLQTGHTNLLYTVAMWLRKHRNETAK, encoded by the coding sequence ATGCATTACCGCATCATGGGCAATGGTCCACGTGCGTTGCTGGCATTTCATGGGTATGGGCAGGAAAGCCATTACTATGACACCATGGCCCGCACGCTGCAACCTGAGTACACGGTGTTTGCGGTAGATCTCTTCTTTCATGGCAAAAGTACCCTGAGCAAGGCAGACCTGCCGCTTTCCAAAAAAAAGCTGCAGGCGTTTGTGCAGGCATTGCTGGAAAAGGAGGGAATTAACTGGTTTTCAGTGATGGCGTTCAGCATGGGGGGCAAGTTTGCGCTCACGGTGCTGGAGAAGTTTCATGAGCAAATGGAGGAGCTCTACCTGATTGCCCCTGACGGAATCAAAACCCATTTGCTGTATAGCATAGCCACGTACCCAGGGTGGTTGCAGGGGCTGTTCAAGCGCATTGTGCTGCGGCCCACCCGTTTTTTTAACACCCTGAGCTGGCTGGAGCAGAAGCGGTGGGTAGATCCAGGATTGGTGAAGTTTGCCAACTGGCAGATGGACTCGCCCCAGAAACGTCTAAGGGTGTACCGCAGTTGGACCGGTTTCAGTAATCTCACCTTTGACACCCGCAAAATTGTACGCCTCCTGAACCAGAGCAATATTGAAGTGAATGTTTTCCTGGGAAAGTACGACCAAATCATTTCGCAGAAGCGTCTGGAGGTGTTTTTAAACGCCCTGAAGCGGCACAATTTAGTGGTATTGCAGACCGGGCACACCAATCTGCTGTACACCGTGGCCATGTGGCTGCGCAAACATCGCAATGAGACAGCCAAGTAG
- a CDS encoding TonB-dependent receptor, whose protein sequence is MSFYLRFQDLVSQCLRQMLVGLALLLLPFTGFAQKFTISGYVRDAKTGENLIGVAILNSVTGQGTATNAYGFYSLTLPKDSVKLVASYVGYERGLFSTYLDKDLQQNLLLSPAVTTLREVEIVGTREEEVRESTRMSTINMSVAQIKAVPALFGEVDVLKALQLLPGVQSGGEGTSGMYVRGGGPDQNLILLDGVPVYNASHLFGFFSVFTAEALNNVELVKGGFPARYGGRLSSVLDISMKEGNMNQVDGEGSIGLIASRLTVGAPIKKDVASFIVSGRRTYIDVLARPFMKKEEGVGGYYFYDLNGKLNWKVSDKDRLYLSAYTGYDEFYATTEGRGSDSYESRAGLGWGNLTSAFRWNRIINQRLFLNTHLTYTKYQFDISNEEESRYNNEDHTFKLKYLSNIRDLSAKLDFDFIPNPNHYIRFGTQYVHHQFQPGALQLKETGGSSAEDLEVNTQKTNAQEVGLYIEDDLRISERVKVNVGVRANGFSVNKEFYSSLEPRASLRFIANEKLSLKASYANMTQFIHLLTNSGIGLPTDLWVPSTDKIKPQRSHQVALGATRTIAQDKLEVSLEGYYKTMHNLIEYKEGASFIGISNSWDTKVTAGKGWAYGMELFLHKKTGRTNGWIGYTLAWSNRQFAELNKGEKYPYRYDRRHDVEVVVIHQLKPNLSLSGTWVYGTGNAITLPQARYVVGDSYPGGYGGTATYSDYGSRNGYRMAAYHRADISLSHTKKKNWGEVVNNISFYNAYNRKNPYYIYVAGGEKEGDPAKFKQISLFPILPSISKTFKF, encoded by the coding sequence ATGTCATTCTATCTTAGGTTCCAGGATCTGGTAAGCCAATGCCTTCGCCAGATGCTTGTAGGCTTAGCCTTGCTGTTACTTCCGTTCACTGGATTTGCCCAGAAATTCACCATTAGTGGCTATGTGCGGGACGCCAAAACCGGCGAAAACCTGATTGGGGTAGCCATTCTCAACTCTGTCACTGGCCAGGGCACCGCCACTAACGCCTATGGCTTCTACAGCCTTACGCTTCCCAAAGACTCTGTGAAACTGGTGGCCTCTTACGTGGGCTATGAACGGGGTCTGTTTTCAACCTACTTAGACAAAGACCTGCAACAAAACCTCTTGCTTTCTCCGGCGGTCACTACCCTGCGTGAAGTAGAGATTGTAGGCACCCGCGAAGAGGAAGTGCGCGAAAGCACCCGCATGAGTACCATTAACATGAGTGTGGCACAAATAAAGGCAGTACCAGCTTTGTTTGGCGAGGTAGACGTACTTAAGGCGCTGCAATTGTTGCCAGGTGTGCAGTCGGGCGGCGAGGGGACTAGCGGCATGTACGTACGCGGCGGTGGCCCAGACCAGAACCTGATCTTGCTGGACGGGGTGCCTGTGTACAATGCTTCGCACTTGTTTGGTTTTTTCTCAGTGTTTACGGCCGAGGCTTTAAACAACGTAGAACTGGTGAAAGGTGGTTTTCCGGCCCGCTATGGTGGAAGGCTTTCTTCGGTGCTGGACATCTCTATGAAAGAAGGCAACATGAATCAGGTAGACGGCGAAGGTTCCATCGGGTTGATTGCCTCCCGTCTAACCGTGGGGGCACCCATCAAGAAAGATGTGGCTTCCTTTATTGTCTCAGGGCGCCGGACGTATATTGACGTGCTGGCCCGGCCTTTCATGAAAAAGGAAGAAGGGGTAGGCGGCTATTATTTCTATGACCTCAACGGGAAACTCAACTGGAAGGTAAGTGACAAAGACCGGCTGTATTTAAGCGCTTACACGGGCTATGATGAATTTTACGCCACCACCGAAGGCCGCGGCTCTGACAGTTACGAAAGCCGCGCCGGACTAGGTTGGGGCAACCTGACCTCAGCGTTCCGCTGGAACCGCATCATTAACCAGCGCCTTTTCCTCAACACGCACCTCACCTATACCAAGTACCAGTTTGACATCTCCAACGAAGAGGAAAGCAGATACAACAACGAAGACCATACCTTTAAACTCAAGTACCTGTCCAATATCCGGGATTTGAGCGCCAAACTAGACTTTGATTTTATTCCTAATCCTAATCACTACATCCGTTTCGGGACGCAGTACGTGCACCACCAGTTTCAGCCGGGAGCCCTGCAGTTAAAGGAAACCGGTGGTTCTTCCGCGGAAGACCTGGAGGTGAACACGCAGAAAACCAACGCGCAGGAAGTAGGGCTGTACATTGAAGATGACCTCCGGATTTCTGAGCGCGTGAAAGTGAACGTGGGCGTACGGGCCAATGGATTTTCTGTAAACAAGGAATTTTATTCCTCTCTGGAGCCTAGGGCTTCCCTGCGGTTTATTGCAAACGAAAAATTGAGTCTGAAAGCGTCTTACGCCAACATGACCCAATTCATTCACCTGCTCACCAACAGCGGCATCGGCTTGCCCACCGATTTATGGGTGCCTTCCACAGATAAGATAAAGCCACAGCGCTCGCACCAGGTGGCGTTGGGTGCCACCCGCACTATTGCCCAAGACAAACTGGAGGTGAGCCTGGAAGGGTATTACAAAACCATGCACAACCTCATTGAATACAAAGAGGGCGCTTCGTTCATTGGTATTTCCAACAGCTGGGACACCAAAGTAACCGCTGGTAAAGGCTGGGCGTATGGCATGGAGCTGTTCCTGCACAAGAAAACAGGTCGCACCAACGGCTGGATTGGCTACACGCTGGCTTGGTCTAACCGGCAGTTCGCAGAACTTAACAAAGGCGAAAAATACCCTTACCGTTATGACCGCCGCCATGATGTAGAGGTGGTGGTCATCCATCAACTTAAGCCCAACTTGTCTTTATCAGGAACCTGGGTGTACGGAACCGGGAACGCCATTACTTTGCCCCAGGCTCGCTACGTGGTTGGTGACTCATATCCAGGGGGCTACGGCGGCACAGCAACGTACAGCGACTACGGTTCGCGCAATGGCTACCGCATGGCCGCCTACCACCGCGCCGACATCAGCCTGAGCCATACCAAGAAGAAGAATTGGGGAGAGGTCGTCAACAACATTAGTTTCTACAATGCCTACAACCGCAAAAACCCTTACTACATCTATGTGGCCGGCGGAGAGAAAGAAGGCGATCCTGCCAAGTTCAAGCAAATAAGTTTGTTCCCCATACTGCCTTCCATCAGCAAAACCTTTAAGTTCTAG
- the rimK gene encoding 30S ribosomal protein S6--L-glutamate ligase codes for MKIAILSRDPKLYSTRRLVEAAQQRGHEVVVLDHLRCDLVMEKGDPHILYKGELLTDIDAIIPRIGASVTFYGTAVVRQFEMMKVKSVVASQSIVRSRDKLRSLQIMARAGLGMPKTAFTNYSKQVRELIKEVGGAPLVIKLLEGTQGLGVVLAETQKAAESVIEAFHNLKARIIVQEFIAESKGADIRVFVVNGEVVGAMKRQGKEGEFRSNLHRGGSASLIKLSRAEKAAALMAAKSLGLDVAGVDMLQSKRGPLILEVNSSPGLEGIEKATQTDIAGKIIEFTELLVKKGKDKKTKTKSTPDGGDDHQ; via the coding sequence ATGAAAATTGCGATTCTCTCGCGAGACCCCAAGTTATATTCTACCCGCCGGTTAGTAGAAGCCGCCCAGCAACGGGGCCATGAAGTAGTGGTGTTAGACCATTTGCGCTGTGACCTGGTCATGGAGAAAGGTGATCCGCACATTCTCTACAAAGGCGAATTACTCACCGACATAGACGCCATTATTCCTAGGATTGGGGCTTCTGTTACGTTCTACGGTACGGCGGTAGTGCGGCAGTTTGAGATGATGAAGGTGAAAAGCGTGGTGGCGTCACAGTCCATTGTACGCTCCAGAGACAAACTACGCAGCCTTCAGATCATGGCCCGGGCCGGATTGGGCATGCCGAAAACTGCTTTCACCAATTACTCTAAACAGGTAAGGGAGCTGATCAAGGAAGTAGGCGGTGCCCCATTGGTAATCAAGTTGCTGGAAGGTACCCAAGGGTTGGGCGTAGTGCTGGCTGAAACTCAGAAAGCTGCCGAGTCTGTAATTGAAGCTTTCCACAACCTCAAAGCCCGTATCATTGTGCAGGAATTCATTGCTGAAAGCAAGGGAGCCGACATACGGGTGTTTGTGGTAAACGGTGAAGTGGTGGGCGCTATGAAACGCCAGGGAAAAGAAGGCGAGTTCAGGTCTAACCTGCACCGCGGCGGCTCAGCCAGTCTGATCAAACTTTCCCGCGCCGAGAAAGCTGCCGCCCTCATGGCCGCCAAATCATTGGGCTTGGATGTGGCCGGCGTAGACATGCTTCAATCTAAACGTGGTCCGCTTATCCTGGAAGTGAACTCTTCGCCTGGCCTGGAAGGCATTGAAAAAGCCACCCAGACAGACATTGCGGGCAAAATCATTGAGTTCACTGAGTTGTTGGTGAAGAAGGGCAAGGATAAGAAAACTAAAACAAAGAGTACCCCTGATGGCGGAGATGATCATCAATGA
- a CDS encoding family 20 glycosylhydrolase, producing MKYLFIFFLNIFSVCSSHTAPKQTQAQEVRVADRIEPNNLSLTWGVLEEKYLGKNQTLSVLTFKNEGKAPMPASGWSLYFHSTPSFKPKEGNAEVKVESINGDFLRMSPTSNFKQLAPGATAKIEFVAAGQIVNESRAPRGFYLVWDDNKTKGYTLENYAIIKPAMNQIGWVEPKDIYAQNSSIKDIPAEKLTKIFPSPAQYKETGQAFTLTAAIPVVADNAFQKEAALLAVYLETIFGQKPAVKATGTMGKAIRLQKKAGLGPEAYELTVSPQEIVISATTPAGAFYGTQSLKTLLPASALAKKQTSVAVAGVQVKDAPRFGHRAFMLDVARNFHQKKEVLKLLDLMALYKLNVFHFHLNDDEGWRIEIPGLPELTQVGGRRGHSLDEKNFLQPSYGSGPDVENVTGSGFYTRADFIEILKYARDRHIKVIPEVETPGHARAAIKSMDARYDRLMKEGKKAEAEQYMLRDVNDKSVYRSVQYFNDNVINVALPSTYTFLEKVTDELLSMYKEAGAPIQTIHFGGDEVPNGVWEKSPVVQELMAKNADLKNVDDLWYYFFGKLNTMLKKRNLYLSGWEEVGLRKVRTNGRLSYVANPDFVKDNVHVDVWNNLGSNIDLAYRMANAGYKVVLTNVSHFYMDLAYQKAYDENGLYWGGYLDVDKPFYFIPFDYMQSMRVNEDNKPITSNAAYAGKEQLKPSARTNIVGLQAPLWSEMILSPERLEYMLLPKLLGLAERAWAPDPAWATKPTSTQSKAAYVQDWSEFVNVLGKRELPRLNYYAGGFSYRIPTVGATTQNGKVVANAQLPGMTIRYTTDETVPTVKSKVYSGPISEKGTVKLAAFDVAGRSSRITTVENGQGNLGGE from the coding sequence ATGAAATATCTTTTCATCTTCTTCCTGAACATCTTTTCCGTGTGCTCCTCCCACACAGCACCCAAACAAACCCAAGCCCAAGAAGTTAGGGTGGCGGATAGAATAGAACCCAATAACCTGAGTCTCACCTGGGGTGTGCTGGAAGAGAAATACCTGGGCAAGAACCAAACGCTTTCGGTGCTTACGTTCAAAAACGAAGGGAAAGCGCCTATGCCCGCTTCGGGGTGGAGTTTGTATTTCCACAGTACCCCATCGTTCAAACCCAAGGAAGGAAATGCTGAAGTGAAAGTGGAATCCATCAACGGTGATTTTCTGCGCATGTCACCTACTTCTAACTTTAAACAATTAGCTCCGGGCGCGACTGCGAAGATTGAGTTTGTAGCGGCCGGGCAGATTGTGAATGAATCCAGAGCCCCCAGAGGCTTCTATCTGGTGTGGGATGACAACAAAACTAAGGGCTACACCTTGGAGAACTATGCCATCATTAAGCCTGCCATGAACCAGATTGGCTGGGTTGAACCAAAGGACATATATGCGCAGAACAGCAGCATTAAGGATATACCTGCAGAGAAACTAACCAAGATATTCCCTTCGCCCGCGCAATACAAAGAAACCGGACAGGCCTTCACGCTAACGGCGGCGATTCCGGTGGTGGCAGACAATGCCTTCCAGAAAGAGGCCGCCTTACTTGCTGTGTATCTGGAGACTATTTTCGGGCAGAAACCTGCGGTAAAGGCAACTGGCACTATGGGTAAAGCCATTCGGTTGCAGAAGAAAGCAGGACTGGGACCCGAGGCATATGAGCTAACTGTTTCGCCGCAGGAGATTGTCATTTCGGCCACTACTCCGGCCGGTGCATTTTACGGAACTCAGTCTTTGAAAACACTTCTGCCAGCCTCGGCTTTGGCTAAAAAGCAAACCTCCGTGGCCGTTGCAGGGGTGCAGGTGAAAGATGCCCCTCGGTTTGGGCACCGCGCCTTTATGCTGGATGTAGCCCGTAACTTCCACCAAAAGAAAGAAGTGCTGAAGCTGCTAGACCTGATGGCCCTGTACAAGCTGAATGTCTTCCATTTTCACCTCAATGATGATGAAGGCTGGCGCATTGAAATACCCGGCCTGCCTGAATTAACCCAGGTAGGCGGCCGCCGTGGGCATTCCCTTGACGAAAAGAACTTTCTGCAACCGTCGTACGGCTCAGGTCCTGACGTGGAGAATGTCACTGGCAGCGGCTTTTACACCCGTGCTGATTTCATAGAGATTCTCAAGTATGCCCGCGACCGGCACATCAAAGTAATCCCGGAAGTAGAAACTCCCGGTCACGCCCGCGCCGCCATCAAATCCATGGATGCTCGGTACGATCGTCTGATGAAGGAAGGCAAGAAAGCCGAGGCGGAGCAGTACATGCTTCGCGATGTGAATGACAAATCAGTGTACCGGTCGGTGCAGTACTTCAACGACAACGTGATCAATGTGGCCTTGCCGTCAACCTACACGTTCCTGGAGAAAGTCACCGATGAGCTGCTGTCCATGTACAAAGAAGCCGGGGCACCCATCCAGACCATCCACTTTGGCGGGGACGAGGTGCCGAATGGGGTCTGGGAAAAATCACCAGTGGTACAGGAACTCATGGCTAAAAACGCAGACCTTAAAAACGTAGATGACCTTTGGTACTACTTCTTCGGGAAACTGAACACTATGCTCAAGAAGAGGAACCTGTACTTGTCTGGTTGGGAGGAAGTAGGCTTGCGCAAAGTGAGAACCAACGGCCGGTTAAGCTATGTGGCTAACCCAGATTTTGTGAAAGATAACGTGCACGTAGATGTCTGGAATAACCTGGGCAGCAACATTGACCTGGCCTACCGCATGGCCAACGCCGGTTATAAAGTAGTTTTAACCAACGTCTCTCACTTTTACATGGATCTGGCCTATCAAAAAGCTTATGATGAAAACGGGCTATACTGGGGAGGGTATCTGGACGTGGATAAGCCGTTCTACTTTATCCCGTTTGACTACATGCAAAGCATGCGGGTGAATGAAGACAACAAACCTATCACGTCTAACGCTGCCTACGCGGGCAAAGAACAACTGAAGCCCTCGGCCCGCACCAATATTGTAGGCTTGCAGGCGCCGCTGTGGAGCGAAATGATACTTAGCCCCGAGCGCCTGGAGTACATGCTGCTACCTAAACTTCTTGGCTTAGCGGAACGGGCTTGGGCGCCAGATCCTGCCTGGGCCACTAAACCCACCTCAACCCAGAGCAAAGCAGCGTATGTCCAAGATTGGTCTGAATTTGTCAATGTGCTGGGGAAACGGGAGTTGCCTCGCCTGAACTACTATGCAGGTGGTTTCAGCTACCGTATACCCACAGTAGGGGCCACTACCCAGAACGGCAAAGTAGTCGCTAATGCGCAGCTGCCCGGCATGACCATTCGGTACACCACGGATGAAACAGTGCCAACGGTAAAAAGCAAGGTCTATTCTGGGCCTATTTCTGAAAAAGGAACGGTAAAGCTGGCTGCTTTTGATGTCGCAGGCCGATCCAGCAGGATAACTACCGTAGAAAACGGTCAGGGCAATTTAGGAGGAGAGTAA